From a region of the Desulfosalsimonas propionicica genome:
- the cobN gene encoding cobaltochelatase subunit CobN: MKLVYFSVSANEIPNLSEAARIFCSRFAPLDIHARTRTQLEAGEEARAAFVRHALAADAVFVTLMAGAHSCPVWEALTEAITVARSRGGQTPFFHVQPTGSNADALKLVEDYSDGLENGADVWTRLSRYYRYGGVENLLNLLIFLSNRLYGKAQAFAPPAPQPFEGLYHPDHGHIADFEGYRRSLDPNRPTVGIWFYQNFWTSNNKAHIDAIVREAESQGANVICVFHVRFKDRLLGNKGADSVMAQFFMADDRPLIDVLINPVMFSLNAAAPEYRGLLERLGVPVIQAMATTRPIAEWKANPQGLNNVDITINVAQPELDGVIVTVPVAAKQCVDTDPISGAAVNKYVPIPDRTAAMVRLALNWAALRRKKNAEKKVAIVFHHYPPRNDRIGCASGLDSFASVTDLVAAMNGKGYRVDHLYTDGNELARALTACMTCDQRFLPPDQMADRSRATAGPEYYKPWHKALPRPIQEQIQADWGPVPGDLFVHEQRLLFPGFLNGNLFITIQPPRGYLEQVDKLYHDPHMAPPHHYLAHYRWIREVFGADAVIHVGKHGSLEWLPGKAVGLGPECYPDLAIGDLPNIYPYIINDPGEGTQAKRRSYACIIDHLPPALTNAGLYEELADLENRLLEYQEAAVQDPAKLEILAPMIWEAAEAADLVNDLNLTRKAALSDVAAFIETLHEYLGEISDTTIADGLHTLGRPPENAQLIRTLVQIMRLANGSVPSLREAVLRALGYDPEQVFNSRGRPVIGAAVETGGQVLEKARQLCEDLVGDLMNSGKEADAAVEAQRQHLGKAHPAVTEALEFVQNDLAPRLQQTENERIACLGALEGRFVPPGPSGAPSRGQAHILPTGRNFYSVDPQKIPTPAAWEVGRKLGDALMARYLDEHGSYPDSVGLILWASPTMRSKGDDVAEILYLLGVRPVWQKGSGNVRGVEIIPAAELGRPRIDVSPRISGIFRDAFPLLVDLIDQAVQMVAALAEAPETNFIRRHVTLDLAELAGQGLEGIDAFRQATYRIFGSAPGSYGAGVAQLVESKAWETVDDLGNMYIQCSSYAYGKNSFGESSEKSFRKALSRMSVTVKNEDTREKDMMSCTDFYNYHGGLITAVHAVTGGRPFSLAGDSADPDRAAVRTTTEEARHIFRARLLNPKWLEGLKRHGFKGAGDISKAMDIILGWDATAGVVDDWMYQRFARKVALDANMQEWMKQVNPYALQNILNKLLEAVQRGMWRTDAETLDALRNAYLDAEGEVEAATDEQAE, from the coding sequence ATGAAACTGGTCTACTTCAGCGTAAGCGCCAATGAAATCCCAAACCTGAGTGAGGCGGCCCGGATTTTTTGCAGCCGGTTCGCCCCGCTTGATATCCATGCCCGCACCCGCACCCAGCTGGAGGCCGGTGAGGAAGCCCGGGCGGCCTTTGTGCGCCATGCCCTGGCCGCAGATGCCGTTTTTGTCACGTTGATGGCGGGCGCCCATTCCTGTCCGGTCTGGGAGGCGCTTACCGAAGCCATAACCGTGGCGCGGAGCCGGGGCGGGCAAACGCCTTTTTTTCATGTGCAGCCCACGGGCAGCAATGCGGATGCCCTGAAACTGGTTGAGGACTATAGCGACGGCCTGGAAAACGGGGCTGATGTGTGGACCCGGCTGAGCCGGTATTATCGTTATGGCGGTGTGGAAAATCTGCTCAATCTGTTAATTTTTCTTAGCAACCGGCTATACGGCAAGGCCCAGGCTTTTGCCCCGCCCGCTCCTCAGCCCTTTGAAGGGCTGTATCATCCGGATCATGGCCATATTGCCGATTTCGAGGGCTATCGCCGCAGCCTGGATCCAAACCGGCCCACGGTGGGCATCTGGTTTTATCAGAATTTCTGGACGAGCAACAACAAGGCGCACATTGACGCCATTGTCCGGGAGGCAGAGTCTCAGGGGGCAAACGTCATTTGCGTGTTCCACGTGCGCTTCAAGGATCGGCTGCTCGGAAACAAGGGCGCTGATTCCGTGATGGCGCAGTTTTTCATGGCAGACGACCGGCCGCTGATTGATGTGCTGATCAATCCGGTCATGTTCAGCCTGAATGCGGCAGCACCTGAATACCGGGGGCTGCTTGAGCGCCTGGGCGTGCCTGTCATCCAGGCCATGGCCACCACCCGGCCCATAGCGGAATGGAAGGCAAACCCGCAGGGGTTGAACAATGTGGATATCACCATCAATGTGGCCCAGCCCGAGCTTGACGGTGTGATTGTCACCGTGCCTGTGGCTGCCAAACAGTGTGTGGACACGGACCCGATCAGCGGGGCGGCGGTGAACAAGTACGTCCCCATACCGGATCGCACGGCTGCGATGGTTCGCCTTGCCTTGAACTGGGCGGCGCTTCGCCGAAAGAAAAACGCGGAAAAAAAAGTTGCCATTGTCTTTCATCATTACCCGCCGCGAAACGATCGCATCGGCTGCGCGTCGGGGCTGGATTCTTTTGCCAGCGTCACGGATCTGGTGGCGGCCATGAACGGAAAGGGCTACCGGGTGGATCATCTCTATACGGACGGCAACGAGCTGGCCCGGGCGCTGACTGCCTGCATGACCTGTGACCAGCGCTTTCTCCCGCCCGATCAGATGGCCGACCGGTCCCGGGCAACAGCCGGCCCGGAATATTATAAGCCATGGCACAAGGCACTGCCCCGGCCGATTCAGGAGCAAATCCAGGCGGACTGGGGGCCGGTGCCCGGCGATCTTTTTGTCCATGAGCAGCGACTGCTTTTCCCCGGGTTTTTAAACGGCAATCTGTTTATCACCATTCAGCCGCCCAGGGGATATTTAGAGCAAGTGGACAAGCTCTACCATGACCCGCACATGGCCCCGCCCCATCATTACCTGGCCCACTACCGGTGGATCAGGGAGGTCTTTGGCGCGGATGCAGTGATCCATGTGGGAAAACACGGGAGCCTGGAGTGGCTGCCGGGAAAAGCCGTGGGCCTTGGGCCGGAGTGCTACCCGGATCTTGCCATAGGGGATCTGCCCAATATCTATCCCTATATAATAAATGACCCCGGCGAAGGCACCCAGGCCAAGCGTCGCTCTTATGCCTGTATAATTGATCACCTGCCGCCGGCCCTGACAAACGCAGGGCTCTACGAGGAGCTGGCGGATCTGGAAAATCGGCTATTGGAATATCAGGAGGCCGCAGTCCAGGACCCGGCCAAGCTGGAGATCCTGGCGCCCATGATATGGGAGGCCGCTGAAGCGGCCGATCTTGTAAATGACCTGAACCTCACTCGCAAAGCCGCTCTTTCCGACGTGGCCGCCTTTATTGAAACCCTTCATGAGTATTTGGGAGAAATATCGGATACCACCATTGCAGACGGCCTGCATACCCTGGGCCGGCCGCCGGAGAATGCTCAATTGATCCGGACCCTGGTCCAGATCATGCGCCTGGCCAACGGATCGGTGCCCTCGCTTCGCGAAGCGGTTTTAAGGGCCTTGGGCTATGACCCCGAACAGGTATTTAACAGCCGGGGCCGGCCGGTAATCGGCGCGGCTGTTGAGACCGGGGGCCAGGTGCTGGAAAAAGCCCGGCAGCTTTGTGAGGATTTGGTAGGGGATCTGATGAATTCGGGAAAAGAAGCGGACGCGGCAGTGGAGGCCCAGCGGCAGCATCTGGGCAAAGCCCATCCGGCGGTGACCGAAGCCCTTGAGTTTGTCCAAAATGATCTGGCTCCGCGGCTTCAGCAGACGGAAAACGAAAGGATCGCCTGTCTTGGCGCTCTGGAGGGCCGTTTTGTGCCGCCCGGCCCGTCCGGGGCTCCCAGCCGCGGACAGGCGCACATTCTTCCCACGGGTCGAAATTTTTATTCCGTGGACCCTCAGAAGATTCCCACCCCTGCGGCCTGGGAAGTGGGCCGCAAACTGGGGGATGCCTTGATGGCGCGTTACCTTGACGAACACGGAAGCTATCCGGACAGCGTGGGCCTGATCCTGTGGGCAAGCCCGACCATGCGCTCCAAGGGTGATGATGTGGCGGAAATCCTCTATCTTTTGGGAGTTCGGCCGGTATGGCAGAAAGGCTCCGGCAATGTGCGCGGTGTTGAAATTATTCCCGCAGCCGAACTCGGCCGGCCGCGCATTGACGTCTCCCCGAGAATTTCCGGCATTTTCCGCGATGCCTTTCCGCTGCTTGTGGACTTGATCGATCAGGCGGTGCAGATGGTGGCTGCGCTTGCCGAGGCGCCTGAGACCAATTTTATCCGTCGCCATGTCACCCTGGATTTGGCGGAGCTGGCCGGACAAGGGCTTGAAGGAATAGACGCTTTCCGTCAGGCCACATACCGCATCTTTGGCTCTGCTCCCGGCAGCTATGGCGCGGGCGTGGCCCAGCTTGTGGAATCAAAGGCCTGGGAGACGGTTGATGACCTGGGCAATATGTATATTCAGTGCTCTTCTTATGCCTACGGAAAAAACAGCTTTGGCGAGTCGTCGGAAAAGAGCTTCCGCAAGGCACTTTCCCGGATGTCGGTGACGGTTAAAAACGAGGACACCCGGGAAAAGGACATGATGAGCTGTACGGATTTCTACAACTACCACGGCGGCCTGATCACGGCCGTGCACGCGGTGACCGGAGGCCGACCCTTTTCTCTGGCCGGCGACTCGGCCGATCCGGACCGGGCAGCGGTCCGCACCACCACTGAGGAAGCCCGGCATATCTTCCGCGCGCGCCTGTTAAACCCCAAATGGCTGGAAGGTCTGAAACGCCACGGATTTAAAGGCGCGGGCGATATATCCAAGGCCATGGACATCATCTTGGGCTGGGATGCTACCGCCGGCGTGGTGGATGACTGGATGTATCAGCGCTTTGCCCGGAAAGTGGCCCTGGACGCGAATATGCAGGAATGGATGAAGCAGGTCAACCCCTATGCCCTGCAAAACATCCTGAATAAACTCCTGGAAGCTGTGCAGCGAGGCATGTGGCGGACGGACGCGGAAACCCTGGATGCCCTCAGGAATGCCTATCTGGATGCGGAAGGCGAGGTTGAGGCGGCAACCGACGAGCAGGCTGAGTGA
- the cobO gene encoding cob(I)yrinic acid a,c-diamide adenosyltransferase, protein MAAEMATGGTNQMKKRLKKGLLMVFTGDGKGKTTSALGLSLRSAGHGLNVCFIQFIKGSWKYGEMDAVGRFDGLIDFHVMGRGFTWKSDNLEEDKAAAREAWAFAQNAINSGKYHLVVLDEFTYLLNYGMVDMDTVLSALAGRPSGMNVAVTGRDAPKPLMAAADLVSETRALKHPYQAGITAQKGIEF, encoded by the coding sequence ATGGCAGCTGAAATGGCGACTGGAGGAACAAATCAAATGAAAAAAAGATTGAAAAAAGGATTATTGATGGTGTTTACCGGAGACGGCAAGGGCAAGACCACATCCGCCCTGGGCCTTTCCCTGAGAAGCGCGGGCCATGGGCTTAACGTCTGCTTCATCCAGTTTATCAAAGGCTCCTGGAAATACGGGGAGATGGATGCGGTGGGCCGGTTTGACGGCCTGATCGATTTCCACGTTATGGGCCGTGGCTTTACCTGGAAATCCGACAACCTGGAAGAGGACAAGGCGGCTGCGCGCGAGGCCTGGGCGTTTGCCCAAAACGCCATAAATTCCGGCAAGTATCATCTGGTGGTCCTCGACGAGTTTACCTACCTGCTCAACTACGGCATGGTGGATATGGATACGGTTCTCTCGGCCCTTGCGGGCAGGCCTTCCGGGATGAATGTGGCCGTCACCGGCCGCGACGCCCCGAAGCCGCTCATGGCCGCGGCTGACCTGGTATCGGAAACCAGGGCCCTCAAACATCCCTATCAAGCGGGGATCACGGCACAGAAAGGCATCGAGTTTTGA
- a CDS encoding TonB-dependent receptor plug domain-containing protein, with amino-acid sequence MTCHIKLCAKLLLLILVFACAPTGVAAFANEAKDARESTGTQEPGEAKTTEMDDMVVKSTKIERKIEHITDSVTVVTEDRIKLGGFTDTTEILRFTPSVEFKQAGGPGQFNYPKLRGYDDGHFLVLVNGMKINEAYGAGTGHFLGHIDPRLIGSVEILRGPQASLYGSDTTAGVMSYTTISGEPGVHYNVGTEYGSLEWKKGYGSVRGGRETWDYAVAAAYTDSGGVHDEEYYKNLSPALKLGWHPGPFDVELAYLYVKSEFQAAELNESNEFLENRDAHYAFQTPDPNNANEYEHHITTLNISHRINDAFRQKMMLGWFEKDHYRNDKDDGLLGYETAPFDNFTYDGVAYNKGEAVPIYDKGTGEAYGYDHKNLMTDYNLIWDMQIGNAGSNTMLYGFEYLYQEGGKWGRYGDVSADTYNYSFYVNDQLMLLNDAMIISAGLRRDEHEVYGSETTGKLGSAYTFLRTGTTLFANYGTSFRAPTFSNLYDPSYGNQNIEPETGWTVEGGVRQEFMNGRLNAELTYYYSELDDVIVFDHTIVNPRRDSGYGQYANRDSQEVSGLEFSFGAALTDHLNLRGNYTYTGSHSKEAGERYRTVQIARNKGNISLFYETAKYNFGVTGYYCGPRLRWKGDLEMEDYFRLDVSGRYEVYEGLNLYGRIENLLDEAIEEGLGYEQPGFYAIMGIEYSL; translated from the coding sequence ATGACGTGCCACATAAAATTGTGTGCCAAACTGCTTCTGCTCATACTCGTGTTCGCGTGCGCCCCGACGGGAGTTGCAGCCTTTGCAAATGAGGCAAAAGACGCAAGGGAAAGCACTGGAACGCAGGAACCCGGGGAAGCAAAAACAACCGAAATGGATGACATGGTGGTCAAGTCCACCAAGATCGAGCGCAAAATTGAGCATATCACGGACTCGGTAACCGTTGTCACCGAAGACCGGATCAAGCTGGGGGGCTTTACAGACACAACCGAGATTCTTCGCTTCACCCCCAGTGTCGAGTTCAAGCAGGCCGGCGGCCCGGGCCAGTTCAATTATCCAAAGCTTCGGGGATACGATGATGGTCATTTTCTGGTGCTTGTCAACGGTATGAAGATCAATGAGGCCTATGGTGCCGGAACCGGCCATTTTCTCGGGCATATCGACCCCCGACTGATCGGATCCGTGGAAATTCTCCGCGGCCCCCAGGCCTCATTGTACGGCTCGGATACCACAGCCGGCGTGATGTCCTATACAACCATAAGCGGGGAACCTGGTGTTCATTACAATGTGGGGACCGAATACGGCTCCCTGGAATGGAAAAAGGGATACGGCAGCGTGCGGGGCGGTAGGGAGACCTGGGATTATGCCGTGGCTGCGGCCTACACCGACAGCGGCGGGGTCCACGACGAGGAGTATTACAAAAACCTGTCCCCTGCCCTTAAACTCGGCTGGCATCCCGGCCCTTTTGATGTGGAACTGGCCTATTTGTATGTCAAAAGCGAGTTTCAGGCGGCTGAACTCAATGAATCCAATGAATTCCTCGAGAACCGGGATGCGCATTATGCCTTTCAAACCCCGGACCCGAATAACGCCAACGAGTATGAACATCACATCACCACCCTGAATATCTCCCACCGGATCAATGATGCCTTTCGCCAGAAAATGATGCTGGGCTGGTTTGAGAAAGATCATTACCGCAATGACAAGGATGATGGTCTGCTGGGATATGAAACCGCACCCTTTGACAATTTTACCTATGACGGGGTCGCATATAATAAGGGTGAGGCCGTTCCGATTTACGATAAAGGTACAGGCGAGGCATATGGCTACGATCACAAGAATCTGATGACGGACTACAACCTGATATGGGATATGCAGATAGGCAATGCCGGTTCCAATACCATGCTTTACGGGTTTGAATACCTGTACCAGGAAGGCGGGAAATGGGGGCGGTATGGCGATGTCTCAGCGGATACTTACAACTACTCATTTTATGTCAATGACCAGTTAATGCTCCTGAATGACGCCATGATTATTTCCGCCGGCCTGCGGCGGGATGAACATGAAGTCTATGGCAGTGAGACCACCGGCAAGCTCGGCTCGGCCTATACATTTCTCCGGACCGGGACCACCCTGTTTGCAAACTACGGGACCAGCTTCAGGGCCCCCACGTTTTCCAACCTCTATGATCCGTCCTATGGAAACCAAAACATCGAACCTGAGACCGGCTGGACAGTTGAAGGCGGTGTTCGCCAGGAATTCATGAACGGTCGGTTAAACGCGGAACTGACCTATTACTACTCGGAATTGGATGATGTCATTGTTTTTGATCACACCATCGTCAATCCAAGACGGGACTCGGGTTATGGCCAATACGCCAACCGGGATTCCCAGGAAGTCAGCGGCCTGGAATTCTCATTTGGCGCAGCCCTGACCGACCACCTGAATCTTCGCGGCAACTACACCTATACCGGATCGCACAGCAAAGAGGCCGGAGAACGCTACCGAACCGTCCAGATCGCCAGAAATAAAGGCAATATCAGTCTTTTTTATGAAACGGCAAAATACAATTTCGGGGTTACCGGCTATTACTGCGGCCCGCGACTGCGCTGGAAAGGGGACCTCGAAATGGAGGATTATTTCCGGCTGGATGTTTCCGGCCGCTACGAGGTTTATGAAGGCCTGAACCTCTATGGCCGCATCGAAAACCTGCTGGACGAAGCCATCGAAGAAGGCCTCGGGTATGAACAGCCTGGTTTTTACGCAATCATGGGCATTGAATATTCTCTTTAG